The sequence CGACGATCCGTTGCTTGCTCCAGCAGAGCTCGATCAGGACGGTCAGGTACGCCTCCAGGCCTTTCCGGACGAAGCTGCGCCCGGGCCAGAGGAAGAGGTTCTTCGCGGTCTGCTGGGAGATGGTGCTCGCGCCGCGCAGCCGCCCTCCCTCCCGCGCGTCTTCCAGCGCCATCTGGATCGCCTCGACGTCGAAACCGCTGTGATCGGGGAACTTCTGATCCTCGGAGGCGATCACCGCGAGCGCCGCCTGGGGCGCGATTTTCTCCCAGTCGGTCCACCGGTAGGTCGGCGGCGCGAGGCGCTCCACCTCGGCCGAGGCCTCCACCGCGGTCCCGGAGAGCCACGCGCTGCGGAGCATGAAGGCGGTGGTCGGCGGCGGCGCCCAGCGCAGGAGGACTATCAACGCCAACGGAAGGCCGACGCACAGAGCCGTGCTCCAGAAGCCCGCGCGCCATAGCGTTGTTCGCCACGGCAGGCCCGAGCCGCGACGCCCGCCGCGTCGCCCCCGCCGGCGGGATGGCCGATTGGTTCCAGTCATTTCCCTTGGGATAACCTAGCAGGTCTCCTCCGACCATGGATCTGAACGCGCTGTTCGAGTCGCTCGCCACCTCGGCGGACGGCACGGTTCGGCCACTGCTGACGGCGTGGCTGGTGCAGGCCGGCGTGTTGCTGCCCCGCCTGCTGGTCGCGATCGCGATCGTGGTGGCGGGGCTCATCGTAGGCCGGATTGCCCGGAACGCGGTGACCGCCGGCGCCCGGGCAGGCCGCCTCGCCCGCGCGGACCTGCTCGGCCGGGCGGCGCAGTTTGTGGTGGTGGCGTCCGCCGTCGTTACGGGCATCGATCAGGTGGGCGTCGACAGCCGCTTTCTGACCGCGGTCGTCACTATCGTGCTGGGAAGCGCGCTGGGCGGCACCGCGCTGGCGTTCGCGTTCGGGGCTCGAACTGAGGTAAGCAACCTTGTGGCCATGCACTACATCCGACAGGTGCACCGCCCCGGCCAGCTCATCCGCCTCGGCGACGTGCAGGGGCGAATCCGCGAGTTCACGAAGACCAAGGTGATCGTTGCCTTGGACGACGGTGAGGCGCACTTGCCGGCGCGGCTGTTCAGCGACCAGGTGGCCAGAGTGCCGGCGGCGCAGGCCGACTCCGATCAATCGTGATGCCGGGGCGGATCAACAGCGTGGACGTCGACCGGCAACTGGCGGACGCGTTCTTCGCGCACCATCCGACCGAGGTCGCCCGCACGCTGGACACGGCGCCGCTCGCCGAGAT is a genomic window of Acidobacteriota bacterium containing:
- the mtgA gene encoding monofunctional biosynthetic peptidoglycan transglycosylase, with amino-acid sequence MTGTNRPSRRRGRRGGRRGSGLPWRTTLWRAGFWSTALCVGLPLALIVLLRWAPPPTTAFMLRSAWLSGTAVEASAEVERLAPPTYRWTDWEKIAPQAALAVIASEDQKFPDHSGFDVEAIQMALEDAREGGRLRGASTISQQTAKNLFLWPGRSFVRKGLEAYLTVLIELCWSKQRIVEVYLNVAEFGGGLFGITAASEHFFGKTPSELTADEAALLAAVLPNPARLRVEDPSPYVRERQAWIRRHMRQLGGVDLVAALD